The segment CAGGATCGCACCGGTGAGGCCGCGCGCGACGCCGTCGGGCTTGACCAGGACGAGTGTCTCTTCGGTGGGCATGTGTCTCAACTCTCTGTCGGCCGCACAGCGTGCGCGGCAGGGTCATCGGAATTCGCTGCGGCCGCGCGATCCACGCGTCCGCCGGCGACCATGGCGTAGGTCCACATGCCGCCGAAGATCAGGGCGATGACGAGCATCGCGGGAACCAGGAACGCGGAGGCGACCACGACCCCCTGCAGGATCCATCCCAGCACGATCCCGCTCCGCTTCGCCAGC is part of the Microbacterium pseudoresistens genome and harbors:
- a CDS encoding DUF4233 domain-containing protein, with translation MSPRERRTRRPRGLREKLGSIVLGFEAIVVGLGGLTVFGLRALPEQIPAWWAIVGGGVVAVAMLVTAGLLAKRSGIVLGWILQGVVVASAFLVPAMLVIALIFGGMWTYAMVAGGRVDRAAAANSDDPAAHAVRPTES